The genomic segment AGCGACGACGTTAATCTGGGCAGTTTAATCGGTGTAAACGCAAGAGTAAGAATTTCGCAAAGAAAATTTGAAAATTTTATTGCAGAAAGTCAGCGCCGTCCGCAAAACAATGCGGCAAAAATCAGCGTAAGAGGCATAGTTGAAAGTGTTGAGAGCAGAAATATTTACTCCGAACTTCCCAACAGAATTGTGAGCGTAAATGTTGTAGAAGGCGACCGCGTAGAGCAAGGGCAAGTATTAGCCGCGCTCAACAGCGAGGACTTAAACATCCAAAGAGCAAGCGCCGCGGCGGCATTGAGAATGGCGGAAATCGATTCGGCAAGAGCCCAACACAACCACGACAACACCCGCGCCCTATACGGCAGAGGCATAGCAAGAGACGAACTTCGCCAAGCCGAATTCACGCTCCAGTCAAAAACCGCCGCCAAAAATCTGGCGCAAACCCAACTCGACGCAATAAACGCAACCCTCAGAAGAACGTCAATCCGTTCCCCGATGGACGGCACAATAACATCGGTAATCGCAAAAGTCGGCGAAATAGCCGTAAGCCGATTATTCACAGTAGAAAACACCGAAAACCTGCGAATTATAGCCAGATTCAGAGAACAAGACCTGCCCAAAATCAGCGTAGGAACGACAGTAAGCATAACAACGGATGCAAACCCCGACAAAGTCTATTCAGGAAAAATCACCCGAATAAACCCCGCCGCGACCGCGCAGTCTCCCGTCCCGGAATTTGAAACGGAGATACAGGTGGTATCGGAGAACTCCGATTTGCGGATTGGTATGAATGTGAGGGTGGTGGTGGATTTGTAAAGAGACAAGGCAATGCCTTGTCTTTGCGTTTC from the Chitinivibrionia bacterium genome contains:
- a CDS encoding efflux RND transporter periplasmic adaptor subunit, whose translation is SDDVNLGSLIGVNARVRISQRKFENFIAESQRRPQNNAAKISVRGIVESVESRNIYSELPNRIVSVNVVEGDRVEQGQVLAALNSEDLNIQRASAAAALRMAEIDSARAQHNHDNTRALYGRGIARDELRQAEFTLQSKTAAKNLAQTQLDAINATLRRTSIRSPMDGTITSVIAKVGEIAVSRLFTVENTENLRIIARFREQDLPKISVGTTVSITTDANPDKVYSGKITRINPAATAQSPVPEFETEIQVVSENSDLRIGMNVRVVVDL